The Pirellulimonas nuda genome includes a region encoding these proteins:
- a CDS encoding DUF2281 domain-containing protein, producing the protein MATYLRAHFDGQSIILDEPATLTPGQTLRVLVEPATDSLASPGETKLFGACKGMFVMGGDFNDPLDCFADYRE; encoded by the coding sequence ATGGCTACCTACCTCCGCGCCCATTTCGATGGACAATCGATCATCCTCGACGAGCCCGCGACGCTCACTCCGGGGCAGACGCTGCGTGTGCTGGTAGAGCCGGCAACTGACTCGCTAGCATCGCCCGGAGAAACCAAACTTTTCGGAGCTTGCAAGGGCATGTTCGTGATGGGCGGCGACTTCAATGATCCGCTTGATTGTTTCGCCGACTACCGCGAATAG
- a CDS encoding type II toxin-antitoxin system VapC family toxin, with the protein MWVVEGSEKVPLHIRKAVNDRGLRRLFSVASVWEMAIKIAIEKLALQHGDLNDFLEVLDKNSVELVPVRSREASDVATLPSVHQQAASGAGGRHQDPFDRLIAAQCLRYDLTLVSVDKQFDAYGVRRVW; encoded by the coding sequence ATCTGGGTTGTCGAAGGCTCAGAAAAAGTACCCTTGCACATCCGTAAAGCCGTTAACGATCGAGGCCTCCGTCGCCTATTCAGTGTCGCTAGCGTGTGGGAGATGGCAATCAAGATTGCCATCGAAAAGTTGGCGTTGCAGCATGGGGACCTCAACGACTTCCTTGAGGTCCTCGATAAGAACTCAGTCGAACTTGTGCCGGTACGATCACGAGAAGCGAGTGATGTGGCAACTCTGCCAAGCGTCCATCAGCAGGCTGCTTCGGGCGCCGGTGGACGCCACCAGGACCCTTTCGACCGCCTAATCGCGGCTCAGTGCCTCCGCTACGACCTCACGCTGGTGTCGGTGGACAAGCAGTTCGACGCCTACGGCGTGCGCCGCGTTTGGTGA
- the ligA gene encoding NAD-dependent DNA ligase LigA yields the protein MTDPEQEIAALRTEIRGHDRLYHVEAAPVLTDLQYDRLLERLGRLEALHPQLVTPDSPTQRVGAGPVDSIHAVEHTVPMLSIDNTYSQEELAEYGARITKLLGDEPVEWVVELKIDGVAVSVTYEQGALTRAATRGDGRTGDDVTHNLRAVLGAPLRLVGDDVPELLEVRGEVYITNPDLVAINQRRSAAGEAPFANTRNLTAGTIKTLDPRVCAERRVRLFCHGVGAREGLRAETHMDFLADLGRWGLPPTPMVECFPTFEAATAHCETLIGRLHELDFEVDGLVLKVNRFDQRDRLGATSKSPRWLVAYKFEKYEALTRVKEIVVRVGKSGAVTPAAELEPVEIAGTTVSRVTLHNPEEIERKDVRVGDVVLVEKAGKIIPHVVRVEKHERGADSAPFVFPTHCPSCGAALVKDEGGVYIRCPNPNCPAQFAERLYYFASRSAMDIEGLGEKLVAQLIGAGLVARLGDVYRLTREQLVELERVGEKSAENLIAAIEGSKSRGLARVLNGLSIRHVGARVATALAEHFGSLEKLREADVDTIAEAPEAGPIIAQSVVDFCQSEAGAQTLDDLAGLGLDLTSPLRPADAPTGTGPLAGPLGGLTLVVTGTLARHTREEAQARIVAAGGKATSSVSKSTDYLLAGERAGSKLAKAIKLGVPVLTEEEFEAMFSAESAPEPTEIPQGP from the coding sequence ATGACCGACCCCGAACAAGAAATCGCCGCCCTCCGCACCGAGATCCGCGGGCACGACCGGCTGTACCACGTCGAGGCGGCGCCGGTGCTGACCGACCTGCAGTACGACCGGCTGCTGGAGCGGCTCGGGCGGCTCGAGGCGCTGCACCCGCAGCTCGTCACGCCAGACAGCCCCACGCAGCGGGTGGGCGCGGGGCCGGTCGACAGCATCCACGCCGTCGAGCACACGGTGCCGATGCTGTCGATCGACAACACCTACAGCCAAGAAGAGCTGGCCGAGTACGGCGCTCGGATCACCAAGCTGCTCGGCGACGAGCCGGTCGAGTGGGTGGTGGAGCTGAAGATCGACGGCGTCGCGGTCTCGGTCACCTACGAGCAGGGGGCGCTCACCCGCGCGGCCACGCGTGGCGACGGGCGGACCGGCGACGACGTGACCCACAACCTGCGGGCGGTGCTCGGCGCGCCGCTGCGGCTGGTGGGCGACGACGTGCCGGAGCTGCTGGAGGTGCGCGGCGAGGTGTACATCACCAACCCCGACCTGGTGGCGATCAACCAGCGCCGCTCGGCGGCCGGCGAGGCGCCCTTCGCCAACACCCGCAACCTGACCGCCGGCACGATCAAGACGCTCGACCCGCGGGTTTGTGCGGAGCGCCGCGTGCGGCTCTTCTGCCACGGCGTGGGCGCCCGCGAGGGGCTGCGGGCGGAGACGCACATGGACTTCCTGGCCGACCTGGGCCGCTGGGGGCTGCCGCCGACGCCGATGGTGGAGTGCTTCCCCACGTTCGAGGCGGCTACGGCCCACTGCGAGACGCTGATCGGTCGGCTGCACGAGCTGGACTTTGAGGTCGACGGGCTGGTGCTGAAGGTCAACCGCTTCGACCAACGCGACCGCCTGGGCGCCACCAGCAAGAGCCCGCGGTGGCTCGTCGCCTACAAGTTCGAGAAGTACGAGGCGCTAACCCGCGTGAAGGAGATCGTGGTGCGCGTCGGCAAGAGCGGCGCGGTGACCCCGGCGGCGGAGCTGGAGCCGGTAGAAATCGCCGGGACGACCGTCAGCCGGGTGACGCTGCACAACCCCGAAGAGATCGAGCGGAAGGACGTGCGTGTAGGAGACGTGGTGCTGGTAGAGAAGGCGGGCAAGATCATCCCGCACGTGGTGCGTGTCGAGAAGCACGAGCGCGGCGCGGACTCCGCGCCGTTCGTGTTCCCCACCCACTGCCCAAGCTGCGGCGCGGCGCTGGTGAAAGACGAGGGGGGCGTCTACATCCGCTGCCCCAACCCCAACTGCCCGGCGCAGTTCGCAGAGCGGCTCTACTACTTCGCGAGCCGCAGCGCAATGGACATCGAGGGGCTCGGCGAGAAGCTCGTAGCGCAGCTCATCGGCGCGGGGCTGGTGGCGCGGCTGGGAGACGTCTACCGGCTGACCCGCGAGCAGCTTGTGGAGCTGGAGCGGGTGGGAGAGAAGTCTGCCGAAAACCTGATCGCCGCGATCGAAGGGAGCAAGTCGCGCGGGCTGGCGCGGGTGCTCAACGGGCTGTCGATCCGCCACGTTGGCGCGCGGGTCGCCACGGCCCTGGCGGAGCATTTTGGATCGCTGGAGAAGCTGCGCGAGGCGGACGTCGACACGATCGCCGAGGCGCCCGAGGCGGGGCCGATCATCGCCCAGAGCGTGGTCGACTTCTGCCAGAGCGAGGCGGGCGCCCAAACGCTGGACGACCTGGCGGGGTTGGGGCTCGACCTGACCAGCCCCCTCCGGCCGGCCGACGCGCCGACCGGCACTGGCCCGCTGGCGGGCCCACTGGGAGGATTGACGCTGGTGGTGACCGGCACGCTCGCCCGGCACACCCGCGAGGAGGCCCAAGCCCGGATTGTGGCCGCGGGCGGGAAGGCGACTTCGAGCGTTTCGAAGTCGACCGACTACTTGTTGGCGGGGGAGCGGGCGGGGAGCAAACTGGCAAAAGCCATCAAGCTGGGGGTGCCGGTGCTGACCGAAGAAGAGTTTGAGGCCATGTTTTCTGCTGAATCTGCCCCCGAACCGACGGAAATTCCGCAAGGACCGTGA
- a CDS encoding YfcE family phosphodiesterase → MRLGLISDTHGHEQLTRQAVRMLESLGVDALLHCGDIGSPEIVEMLAAWRPYYVFGNCDIDRQPLRDAIARWGGVCCEEFADLTLAGERVALLHSHDRQKFRQVIQSDSYALVCYGHTHTAAIDRHGETLVVNPGAIYRANPHSIGLVELPGLDAQIISL, encoded by the coding sequence ATGCGACTCGGCCTTATCAGCGACACCCACGGCCACGAGCAGCTCACCCGTCAGGCGGTGCGGATGCTCGAATCGCTCGGAGTCGACGCTCTGCTTCACTGCGGCGACATCGGCTCGCCGGAGATCGTCGAGATGCTCGCCGCTTGGCGCCCCTACTACGTATTCGGAAACTGCGACATCGACCGCCAACCGCTCCGCGACGCCATCGCCCGATGGGGTGGCGTTTGCTGCGAGGAGTTCGCGGACCTCACCCTGGCAGGCGAGCGGGTGGCGCTCTTGCACAGCCACGACCGACAAAAGTTCCGGCAGGTCATCCAGTCCGATTCCTACGCGCTCGTCTGCTACGGGCACACCCACACCGCCGCCATCGATCGGCACGGCGAGACGCTGGTCGTGAACCCCGGCGCCATCTACCGCGCCAACCCCCACTCGATCGGATTGGTTGAGCTACCCGGGCTGGACGCTCAAATAATTAGCTTGTGA
- a CDS encoding ATP-grasp domain-containing protein — protein MPGARRIAIVGASVRAAAVSARAAGFEVLAADLFADADLVQHAPAARVEHYPQGLADWLATVDCDAWMYTGALENYPELIDRMAGLHPLWGVHSNPLLAVRDPWILSEKLASAGVLTPPIRTSPVGLPRSGAWLSKSGRGASGAGVWPLAASEPSRVAEQSARFFQQRIGGCAAAAAFVIDADGPRLLGVTRQWVGSPAAGRPFAYAGSIGPFPATALAYQDDLRRLGRSLADDFGLRGVVGVDLILDGERAWVIEVNPRYTASMEVLELAGQPSIVGLHARAFDAALCGPTPPAGFSDSAIAAKRIVFARRDVVWTDEIHQWAMQQNARGLLADIPRPGSRVAARAPLLTAIAVGDARAAVRSLRSTLHALRTRLAAAR, from the coding sequence ATGCCGGGCGCTAGGCGGATCGCCATTGTCGGCGCCAGCGTACGCGCAGCGGCCGTGTCGGCGCGAGCGGCCGGATTCGAAGTGCTGGCGGCCGACCTGTTTGCCGACGCCGACCTCGTGCAGCACGCCCCCGCGGCCCGGGTCGAACACTACCCACAAGGGCTTGCCGACTGGCTCGCCACGGTCGACTGCGACGCCTGGATGTACACGGGCGCTCTGGAAAACTACCCAGAACTGATCGACCGCATGGCGGGCCTCCATCCGCTCTGGGGCGTGCATAGCAATCCTCTCCTTGCTGTTCGGGATCCATGGATCTTGAGCGAGAAGCTCGCCTCCGCTGGAGTGTTGACGCCACCAATCCGCACCTCGCCGGTCGGCCTGCCGCGTAGCGGCGCCTGGCTGTCGAAGTCCGGGCGGGGCGCGTCTGGCGCTGGCGTATGGCCGCTCGCGGCCAGCGAGCCTTCGCGAGTAGCCGAACAATCCGCTCGATTCTTCCAACAACGCATCGGCGGCTGCGCCGCGGCCGCGGCCTTCGTGATCGACGCTGACGGCCCTCGCCTGCTCGGCGTGACGCGGCAATGGGTCGGTTCGCCCGCGGCGGGGCGGCCGTTCGCCTACGCCGGGTCGATCGGGCCGTTCCCGGCAACCGCGCTCGCCTACCAGGACGACCTACGCCGACTCGGCCGGTCACTCGCGGACGATTTTGGCCTGCGAGGAGTCGTAGGCGTTGACTTGATTCTCGACGGCGAGCGCGCGTGGGTCATTGAGGTCAATCCTCGCTACACGGCCTCGATGGAAGTGCTTGAGCTGGCGGGTCAGCCGAGCATCGTCGGGCTGCACGCTCGCGCCTTCGACGCGGCGCTGTGCGGGCCAACTCCGCCTGCTGGCTTCAGCGATAGTGCGATTGCCGCGAAACGCATCGTGTTCGCTCGGCGGGACGTGGTTTGGACAGATGAAATCCACCAGTGGGCGATGCAACAGAACGCGCGGGGGCTCCTGGCGGACATCCCGCGGCCCGGATCGAGGGTCGCCGCTCGCGCCCCCCTTCTCACCGCGATTGCGGTCGGGGACGCTAGGGCGGCGGTGCGGAGCCTGCGATCGACCCTGCACGCGCTCCGAACCCGTCTCGCCGCTGCCCGGTAA
- a CDS encoding nucleotide pyrophosphohydrolase: protein MPNEQPSNDDTTTVAELRRMVAEFVEARDWRQFHLPKNVAMSIAIEAAELMEHFQWIEAGDSRRVAGDPEKLAAVGEELADVVAYSLALANELGLDLSQTLRDKMAKNVLKYPADEFRGRWGRGDAGR from the coding sequence ATGCCGAATGAACAGCCGTCGAACGACGATACAACCACCGTCGCGGAGCTCCGGCGGATGGTGGCCGAATTCGTCGAAGCGCGAGACTGGCGGCAGTTCCACCTGCCGAAGAACGTGGCGATGTCGATCGCTATCGAGGCGGCCGAGCTGATGGAGCACTTCCAGTGGATCGAGGCCGGCGACTCCCGCCGTGTAGCGGGCGACCCCGAGAAGCTGGCGGCGGTGGGCGAGGAACTGGCGGACGTGGTGGCCTACAGCCTTGCGCTCGCCAACGAACTCGGACTCGACCTTAGTCAAACGCTCCGCGACAAGATGGCGAAGAACGTGCTCAAGTACCCAGCGGACGAGTTCCGCGGCCGCTGGGGCCGAGGCGATGCCGGGCGCTAG
- the hisG gene encoding ATP phosphoribosyltransferase gives MTQPFRIGVPSKGRLSDLAGELLNQAGLRFRRQDRSLFARIKAFGEGDQPVEAAFLRTDDIPTLCAEGAIDLGITGSDLVAESGAELTTRLSLGVGHCRLAVCVPEDSPVVQPKDLSGDRVATSFPTVTRNYLNAQGVTCHVVELSGSVEVMIALGVADAIVDLVETGSTLAANKLRILDEIGQYETVVIQNPRRKSELADRIVRRLEGVVIARAYSLLEYNVPEAKLAAAEEITPGFSSPTVNRLEKAGWCAVRAMVKRGEVIDIMERLEALGAEAVLETAINNCRL, from the coding sequence ATGACCCAACCCTTTCGTATCGGCGTTCCCAGCAAGGGGAGGTTGTCCGACTTAGCCGGCGAGCTCTTGAACCAAGCCGGGCTGCGTTTCCGACGCCAGGACCGCAGCCTGTTCGCCCGCATCAAGGCGTTTGGCGAAGGGGACCAGCCGGTCGAAGCCGCGTTCCTCCGCACCGACGACATCCCGACGCTTTGTGCGGAGGGCGCCATCGATCTGGGGATCACCGGCAGTGATCTGGTGGCCGAATCAGGCGCCGAGTTGACGACTCGCCTGTCATTGGGCGTGGGGCACTGCCGCCTCGCGGTGTGTGTCCCCGAAGACAGCCCGGTGGTGCAGCCCAAAGACTTGAGTGGCGACCGCGTAGCCACAAGCTTCCCGACCGTCACCCGCAACTACCTGAACGCCCAAGGCGTGACGTGTCATGTAGTTGAGCTATCCGGCTCGGTCGAGGTGATGATCGCGCTCGGCGTGGCCGATGCCATTGTGGACTTGGTCGAGACCGGCAGCACCCTGGCGGCCAACAAGCTGCGGATCCTCGACGAGATCGGTCAGTACGAGACGGTGGTTATCCAGAACCCGCGACGCAAATCAGAGCTGGCCGACCGCATCGTCCGCCGCCTGGAAGGGGTGGTGATCGCCCGGGCCTACTCACTACTGGAGTACAACGTCCCCGAAGCAAAGCTGGCCGCGGCCGAGGAGATCACCCCCGGCTTCAGCTCGCCGACGGTCAACCGGCTGGAGAAGGCCGGGTGGTGCGCCGTGCGGGCGATGGTTAAGCGGGGAGAGGTGATCGACATCATGGAACGCCTCGAGGCGCTCGGCGCCGAGGCGGTGCTGGAGACCGCTATCAACAACTGCCGGCTCTAG
- the hisE gene encoding phosphoribosyl-ATP diphosphatase, translating into MPDQTARPLDALEATIRERAERPSEKSYTSRLLTGGVDAIGAKVIEEAGELVEAASEPGDAGRSHFVYEAGDLVYHTLVLLRARGVELAEVEAELAKRFGVSGITEKAKRRQAGSEQVEGEVR; encoded by the coding sequence TTGCCCGACCAAACCGCTAGGCCCCTCGACGCGCTAGAAGCGACGATCCGCGAGCGCGCCGAGCGGCCGAGCGAGAAATCATACACGTCGCGGCTGCTCACCGGTGGGGTCGATGCGATTGGCGCCAAGGTTATCGAGGAGGCGGGGGAGTTGGTCGAGGCGGCCAGCGAACCGGGAGACGCCGGCCGCAGTCACTTTGTGTACGAGGCGGGCGACCTGGTCTACCACACGCTGGTGCTGCTGAGGGCCCGCGGGGTTGAACTGGCCGAGGTTGAGGCAGAACTGGCAAAGCGGTTTGGAGTTTCGGGGATAACCGAGAAGGCCAAGCGACGCCAAGCCGGCAGCGAACAAGTCGAAGGCGAAGTAAGATGA